The Macadamia integrifolia cultivar HAES 741 chromosome 4, SCU_Mint_v3, whole genome shotgun sequence genome contains the following window.
CCAATCTGGGTACGCTCTAATTTTAAACAATTCGACTCTGTTCCAAGTTTTCCTGAAGAGTATCAAACTCCAATTTCCAAATTTGGATTCGAATTGAATTTTGGCTTTCCTGGGTTTGAATCAGAACTTTGAGTTTCCATATGGGTTTTGATTTCCTTAAAGCATTCGTGACTGGATTGAAATGATTTGAGTGAACTCACCAATTTTCCCATGGTTCTTCCCGGATATTCAAGTGAagaatctctcttctcccccccccccccccgcctcCTCCAATATATAATTTAACCTCTGCATGTTTTTAAGTTATTGTTCTTGGCAAGTAACTTTGGAGTATCTGTTGTTTTGTAGTATTTCTTGTTTTGTTAACTTTCTCTGGTTTTGTGCTTATTGGGTTGAGGGCCTGAGGCAGATGCAATGTATTATCAATTATGTATGTACCCATCACGTGTTAAATGTATGAAGACCCAAGCATGAACTTCACAGTGTACCCATTGGTGTTTGTGCTTCCATTCTTGTCTGTGTCTATTCTGGTTTTAATTAATGGTCAAAGTGTTCTTTAACTTTGGGGCAATGGATTCCAATATTTCATCCTCTtaaatagttttttattttctggacttgtgaatccaatttttttttaaatcaagttGAGAGTCCTGCAGATAAACTGATAAACTCACCACCATAACTCCATTATCTCCATTTCCAGACTTGTGGAATATTGTTTACTCAAATTTATGGAATGGGTTCTTTTGTTTTTACTCTATGCTTGCTtaataatatgattttttttttcttttcatgtagATAGCATGAAACCAGAGGATGTTGGCTTAAGTGAGGAAATGGCTTGTTTTAGGACGAGTGATTATGAAGGCACCCCTCCAATAACATACCTACACCTCTATGAATGTGACAGATTCTCGGTATGTTAGTTAGCTTCTGTGGGAAGGTGAAGATAATGTATGAGCAAACATTAGGTGACTTGTTCCTATCATAGAAAGTAGAAATATTGAAAACTGTGACTTTGTGGAAAACTCAGTTTTGATTGTTTCTCTTgtgggattttcttattttgcATTGTTGCAGATTGGGATATTCTGTTTGCCTCAATCTGGTGTCATTCCTCTTCATAATCATCCAGGCATGACTGTTTTCAGTAAGCTTCTCTTTGGGTCTATGCACATTAAATCATATGACTGGGCAACTGATGTCTCCCACAAcacaaatgaaaatttcaatccTTCTCATTGTAAGTTTTTCTTCTGCACTTACTGTGGGCATTGTCCTTAGTTCTagctttctctttctttggatCCTCAAGTACCCAACTTGTAGGAACTAGAAGGGAACAACAGTTCTGGGTATTTTGTTAATAACTGGGTGGTTGTACTTACTAAAAGGTCCCATGTAATGGAAGAATTACTGGGATTTGGGACTTGGGATCTAGAAGTTCTGTAATTTGTTTTAAACCCACATGGAGAGAGTGATATGAGACATAATCCCGGATAAGGATTACTATTTGCTTCATCTAATTTTgaaatatgatgatgatgatgatggttgCAGACCAGAGTTCTTACGTGGGAAACAGATTGGTAAAGATAAAGAATGATTCGGTCTTTACCGTTCCATGCAACACATCCATACTTTATCCAGCAGCGGGAGGGAACATGCACTGTTTCACAGCGGTAACATCGTGTGCTGTGCTGGATGTGCTTGGCCCACCATATAATGATGCGGAAGGCCGCCACTGTACATACTATAGAGATTTCCCTTATGCCAGCTTCTCAGGTACGGACTGTACTTTGTCTTGAAATTCTGCTCTTGGTGTACTAGGGATTGGGTTGAGGCAGATTCTCTTAGTTCCACATTCCATAGATCAATCTAGACGAAACACTCTTGACTAACTCTCTCCCCGGGCACAGGAGGGGAAGGGGATGACACATGCTTGGGCATCCTAACAGCGATCAAAGTTTTCAATGGAATTAGTCAAGtgataaaataaaacattaaaaaatcatGTGTTAATAACTGAGTTTTCACTTCCAGGTGATGCTGATTTGGTACccgaggaagaaagggaagaatacGCATGGcttcaagagagagaaaaacctgAGGACTTTGTCGTGGTGGGAGCTCAGTATAGAGGCCCCCAAATTGTGGAGAACTGACTTTtactctcttccatcttcttccctgACCATCTTTCCTcgtttcctttccctttttctgcctttcttcaatccaattttatatataaaaactaccgctgctgctgctgctgtttctatttctgtttctgtttctgtttctgtttcttgtgGCTAAAGGTTCttcccatccttctttttgttttttctcaaCCGTTCTTTTGTACATaactgaaaaggaaaagaaagaaaaagaaagaaaaagaagagaagtttGTAGGGCCTTTGTATCTTGTTCCCGCCGTCCTAGAAAATtagattttcaattttcttttgcaaTAAAACATATCAATATTTTACCATTtaagattcttctttttctcttgattttaATTCACCATTTTTATATTGACACCACAGAATCGCAGGTTGTTAATGTTAATGGATGCATCACTTACTCTAATTCATgatatatggtttttttttttttaaatgacaccTGTATTTAAAACTGTGATGCATATATGAATTGATTGAAATTGTAGAAATCGGGATCTAGATCGGTTCCCTGCCAATTCTGATTTTATTCACATTCGCCAGAATTAGACAGGAATTGGTCAGATTCTGCCACAACCTTAGAAATGCACTACCAATGGATCGCTCTATATCAGTCGGAATTAGGATTGCCTAtctgagttttaaaaccctagtgGCATATAAGAGTGCACCAATGAggtgtaaaagaaaaaaaaaagtttatacaTAATAAGGCAACAAGattgtttcatcatttcatgtgagaactagagaaggagaaggtcattaatgttaaaaaaaaaaaaNNNNNNNNNNNNNNNNNNNNaaaaaaaaaaaaaaaggaaaaaagaggtgTTATACATAAAAGGTAATAAGACCATTTCTTGTGAGGAAGAGAGATAAAAAGGTGcaagcatatttttttttttccgcgcTTAGAGAATCTTTTCCCTTTGTAATTTGGTAAAAGTAGAGAGACATTGGACATTTTAAGttcaatcttaatttttttttaagggtgatTTATATCAACCTCCCTGTCATTTGCCTAAATTACATAAcctgaaaatcaaaaaattacatttaaactcaCTTAAACTAACACCGTGGGAGAGGTCTtaattttctaaatggaaaagacaattttaccctcccctcctcctcctcctctgcttCTCTGCTACTGATTTCCTCTCATTTCTTGTAGTCGCCATGGATTTGAGAATCTATAGCGTTAATTGGTCTTTCTTCACGTTTTATCTTGTATCCATAGCTAGGTTTTGTGCTGCGTTGCAGGAAGCTTCAGGTGCAAAGCCGTCTTCTTCGTCGAGTTCAAGCCAAATCAACTCCAATTCAGTTTGTCAAAATCAAAACGACGTAGCCGTAGCCCTAACCCTAGCCGTAGTGTGAAAgataaaaaaggggaaaatcctTCATCCTTCAACCTAGATAGTAAAAGGGGGCAAGGACTAGTGTAGGGATTTCGAATCTAAAGAAGGAACATTTGAATCAATCGAAATGGGGGAGGAGGAGGCTGACCATTACAGTAAGTGGGTTGAGGATTGTGGGTACTCATCTTCTCAAGAACAATTATCGCGACCTTCCTAGTAACTTGTCATACTACAAGGGGCCGTTTGATAGCACTCTGGGAGACTGTTtttggtgttcttctattctgcgggaatgcaaatagaaaagaaatatgtttggtacgtccggttcatttttgtattcccgcggaatgaaccaatgaaaaagaatgactaaAAAGTACATTGCAAGAATACAAAAAAGTTACTTTGTCTATTCTTCTACTAactaaaaagaacaaaaaccctCCAAAACCCCACAAACCCCTTTACTATTTTTCCAACAACTCGCGATCAAAAATCCCCAaacccttctcttcccttgcAAGAAGCCAGCAAAAagggtcgccgcttccctgcaacaggttctctctctctctctctctctctctctctctctctctctctctctctctctctctctctctctctctctctctctctctctctctcttgctctgtTTGAAAAATAGTTCTGTCTCCCTACAACAGGTATTGTCTCTCACAAGAACCATAAAACTGGTTTCAAGCTCAAGATCATGACTCAAAGGGGCTTTCAAGGGTTTTCCTGCAACAGgtattgtctctctctctctctcgctctctcacaATCTCGCTCtctgggtctctctctctctctctctcttccttcctgcTATCTTGTTCaaccccaaataaaaaaaaaaaaaggtggggatttgcttcttttttttttgtctttttgggTTTTCAGCCATTGATGCTCTGGTTTGTTGCTTGAAGAGAAGAttaattttttcatctttataTTCCAAGTAATTAATAGAGGTAAAATCTTTGagcatttcttattttcttgataTGGGTTTCTTATTTCACTCTcgtttcttgcttggattttggGACATTTGTAAATTCCAGTGATTTGGGAGATTTTCTTGCTCCGATATTGCGATTTTTGTGAAGTCTGAAAATGTGTttggtaaattttttatttctttctggTTATGGTGATCTCTGTTCTTGACTGCTCAAGTTTCGTGATTGCTTACTTTGATCGTGATGGGTTTCTAAAAAATACCCATTTGAGCATATTTCATCATCCACAATGTGTTCTTCCTATTGGGTTTTGTATTCCAAAAAGCAAGGACTTTCCATGCATCTTACCCTCTACTTCGGACTTGGCGTGGGTACCTGGTGTGGGTGATAGTGTAATTGACGGTTGCAGTGAGAGAACCGGAGTTGGAGTTGGATGGAGGAGAAGAGACTGATCCGAAGAACAAGAGTGAATCTGATTTTGCCGAGCTGAAGTTTCCACAGTTGGAATTCCTGGAGCCAGACTTGGCTCTGGAATTCCTAAAACCAAAGTTTTCCGAGGCTGAAACCGCTCTGATCCATATGCAcctgagaaaataaaataacactTGAATATAcctttattttccatttcttgaatcaaataagaaacaaaCATTTCAATTCCTAATTAGGTAAATTTGATTCTAAAAGCACAAGACAAAGATATGCAAACAGGTAAGTTTGAAGGGATAAAAACTCTAATTTTGTTGGTTTTTAGCCCTACCTTTTTAGTTTTCTCCGATATATCAAGTTGAAAGACAGATTCACCTATGAACATATTATTACTTCTGTCCCATTGAagtgttgtttttttttcaaccaaaacaTACCAGACTTAAATAGAATGGCACAACAATAAACAATGTATGAAAACTCCTCACATTGTGATTATGATAATATGATACAAAAAACATATGATAATATGATACAAAAAACATGAAGGATGTAGAGGTGCCATTTAGCAAGCACTCATTACAATGGGCATTTCATCACATTCTGCTTATATTAATATC
Protein-coding sequences here:
- the LOC122075971 gene encoding plant cysteine oxidase 2-like, with protein sequence MRVKTGLVDQKGQEICELEREKNKKPRKNRKRNRKSMNNVVQKLFQTCREVFATGGADVVPSPDDVERLRSVLDSMKPEDVGLSEEMACFRTSDYEGTPPITYLHLYECDRFSIGIFCLPQSGVIPLHNHPGMTVFSKLLFGSMHIKSYDWATDVSHNTNENFNPSHYQSSYVGNRLVKIKNDSVFTVPCNTSILYPAAGGNMHCFTAVTSCAVLDVLGPPYNDAEGRHCTYYRDFPYASFSGDADLVPEEEREEYAWLQEREKPEDFVVVGAQYRGPQIVEN